From Fusarium oxysporum f. sp. lycopersici 4287 chromosome 10, whole genome shotgun sequence, the proteins below share one genomic window:
- a CDS encoding hypothetical protein (At least one base has a quality score < 10), whose amino-acid sequence MSDSDSNPAIPSWQKAQSDETDSQNTEPAPTPSASSSTPEVNASAVETTAEETSQPKNATDDPERLEVARRFLENDAVRHAPHEKKVEFLKSKGIDEAEIHALLGQDESTTETEAPTLETTNSYAPTPTETLPPTPASHPPVDRPPVVTYPEFLAKAPRPPPLVTKERLFNALYAVTGLSTLIYGTSRYVIRPMVDSQAEARTDFHDLTSRKLDALVAKLEKTVSEVPPKKPIAAVEEESDAEDPTEMFHRDMGTQTTFPISSVTAMTDSKNNESAAKHNTNQLASLNKTLSGLKDEYRSQSEGMDKIKTAVDVLRDDLDTMTYTAYPDHSTGYDLYGRSRKPEPDDEIRKVRDNIRRVKGVLLSTRNFPASAR is encoded by the exons ATGAGCGACTCAGATTCCAATCCCGCCATCCCAAGCTGGCAGAAGGCGCAATCCGACGAGACCGATAGCCAAAACACCGAACCGGCCCCGACACCGTCCGCGAGCAGCTCAACGCCAGAAGTTAATGCGTCAGCGGTAGAAACAACAGCAGAAGAAACGTCGCAGCCGAAAAATGCGACAGACGATCCAGAAAGACTCGAGGTTGCGAGACGCTTTCTCGAGAATGACGCTGTGCGACACGCGCCTcatgagaagaaggtcgaGTTCTTGAAGTCCAAAGGCATTGACGAAGCCGAAATACACGcgcttcttggccaagacgAATCCACAACAGAGACAGAG GCGCCAACCTTAGAAACAACCAATTCTTATGCTCCAACACCCACCGAAACTCTCCCGCCAACACCAGCTTCCCACCCGCCCGTCGACCGACCCCCAGTCGTCACATACCCTGAATTCCTTGCGAAGGCACCccgtcctcctcctctcgTTACAAAGGAGCGTCTTTTCAACGCCCTCTACGCAGTCACTGGCCTTTCCACCCTCATCTATGGCACAAGTCGTTACGTTATTCGGCCTATGGTTGACAGTCAGGCCGAAGCCCGTACAGATTTCCACGACCTGACCTCGCGAAAACTCGATGCCCTCGTCGCAAAGCTTGAAAAGACCGTCTCCGAGGTTCCTCCCAAGAAACCCATCGCCGCagtcgaggaggagagcGATGCTGAAGACCCTACGGAGATGTTCCACAGGGACATGGGCACTCAAACCACATTCCCCATAAGCTCTGTGACAGCGATGACAGACTCCAAGAATAACGAGTCAGCTGCCAAACATAACACCAATCAACTGGCTAGTTTGAACAAGACTCTTTCTGGCCTGAAGGATGAATACCGTTCCCAGAGCGAAGGCATGGATAAGATCAAAACTGCTGTTGACGTGCTACGGGATGACCTCGACACAATGACGTACACTGCGTATCCCGATCACAGTACTGGCTATGACTTGTACGGCCGCTCACGCAAGCCTGAGCCAGATGATGAAATCCGCAAGGTGCGGGATAATATCCGGCGTGTGAAGGGAGTCTTGCTAAGCACGAGAAACTTCCCCGCCTCCGCACGATGA